Proteins encoded together in one Drosophila albomicans strain 15112-1751.03 chromosome 2R, ASM965048v2, whole genome shotgun sequence window:
- the LOC117575089 gene encoding transcription initiation factor TFIID subunit 1 isoform X4, with amino-acid sequence MDTASDNDSDEGSIGGNAANEGNDMEMGGMDLTGILFGNIDSEGKLMDDDDERGGHAFDAELRENLSSLAKLGLNSLLNEVIDQPGGDANSDEDNEDKPTADGSDNLSAFDALKASTSNEANEDGAIKAQDDAIDYSDITELSEDCPRTPSPPAATPVESASTFDDLEDAIPASKVEAKSTKDDKELMPPPSAPMRSVSTSSTGSNDEATKAGNTETSPSADAKALEAKAEADRRLDTPLADILPSKYQNVDVCDLFPDFRPQKVLRFSRLFGPGKPTSLPQIWRHVRKRRRKRNQSRDQRPNAGGSDSPSDSDEPRRRGFDLHFGPEPSPSECQPDDEDKLLSDLNSEDVRPEGPDSGDNNDQKPKVADWRYGPAQIWYDMLEVPDSGEGFNYGFKTKTASSGGTQNKFNGEVAVITTTVDVVEQPSIADDAFLMVSQLHWEDDVVWDGNDIKAKVLQKLNSKTNAAGWLPSSGSRTAGAFSSPKTALPVGSNSGGGGSSGNKNSGGGSTKKALQSAAQNKQVEAPDDTWYSLFPVENEELIYHKWEDEVIWDAQQMSKVPKPKVLTLDPNDENIILGIPDDIDPSKINKNVGPPPKIKIPHPHVKKSKILLGKAGVINVLAEDTPPPPPKSPDRDPFNISNDSYYTPKTEPTLRLKVGGGNLIQHSTPVVELRAPFVPTHMGPMKLRSFHRPPLKKFSHGPLTIVQQHPVYPLLKHIVKKAKQREVERIASGGGDVFFMRNPEDLSGKDGDIVLAEFCEEHPPLMNQVGMCSKIKNYYKRKAEKDSGPQDYVYGEVAFAHTSPFLGILHPGQCIQALENNMYRAPIYPHKMLPNDFLIIRTRNSYFIRVVSAIFTVGQECPLYEVPGPNSKRANNFTRDFLQVFIYRLFWKSRDNPRRIRMDDVKRAFPAHSESSIRKRLKQCADFKRTGMDSNWWVIKPEFRLPSEEEIRAMVSPEQCCAYFSMIAAEQRLKDAGYGEKSLFAPQEDDDEEAQLLDDEVKVAPWNTTRAYIQAMRGKCLLQLSGPADPTGCGEGFSYVRVPNKPTQTKEEQESQPKRSVTGTDADLRRLPLQRAKELLRKFKVPEEEIKKLTRWEVIDVVRTLSTEKAKAGEEGMDKFSRGNRFSIAEHQERYKEECQRIFDLQNRVLASSEVLSTDEDESSASEESDLEELGKNLENMLANKKTSTQLSLEREEQERQELLRQLDDEQGDGGNKAAKAKEEATQQTMAQSNQGRILRITRTFKGNDGKEYTRVETVRRQAVIDAYIKIRTTKDEQFIKQFATLDEQQKEEMKREKRRIQEQLRRIKRNQERERLAQLAQNQKLQPGGMPTSLGDPKSSGGHAHKERDNSHKEVSPSRKKFKLKPDLKLKCGACGQVGHMRTNKACPLYTGMQSSLSQSNPSLADDMDEQSEREMNMDDDDLVNVDGTKVTLSSKVLKRHGQSGEESKRRGGLTLKMPRDGSGKKKRRMANEVHCDYLQRHNKTANRRRTDPVVVLSSILENILNELRSMQDVTPFLFPVNAKRVPDYHLVVTKPMDLQTMREQIRQRRYTSREQFLEDLKQIVDNSVLYNGDTSAYTSAAQRMFDKCFELLAEREDKLMRLEKAINPLLDDDDQVALSFIFEKLHSQIRSMSEAWPFLKPVNKKAIKDYYTLIKKPMDLETIGKNIENHIYHSRADFLRDIELIAANCEQYNGSEAPYTAFAKKILEYAQTQLEEFANHCGQLEQNILKTQEKARAEAPEFDEAWGNDDYDMRSRASSPGDDYIDVEGHVGLVPPNSIHRTMGADTSQSHAAAALRKPPPPAAGEVKRGRGRPRKQRDPVEEDLQCSTDDDEDDEEDFQEVSEDENNAANILDQGERLNATSGDTMDYIDPKNIKMEVDLEAQQMAEEQCGEDDSQQAAEAMVQLSGLGYYAQQQQDESLDVDPNYDPSDFLAMHKPRQNYNENYNAQSAFSDFMAQSQDDNGQYNPPEASTSAAAAAGMMQSQDDEMPSTSNNNGMGIDEDLDISESDEEDNNGGVRIKKEVFDDSELAAQQQQHHSAQQSQIYLLDASNEPVQPVDYQSQASDYQPAQELQQLHAQPPMLQQQHDEQQQQQQQQQQQQGENEFDWMTF; translated from the exons atggaCACCGCATCGGACAATGACAGCGATGAGGGCTCCATTGGCGGCAATGCGGCTAACGAGGGCAACGACATGGAAATGGGGGGCATGGACTTGACCGGAATACTGTTTGGCAACATTGATTCCGAGGGCAAGCTGATggacgacgatgatgagcGAGGTGGACATGCATTCGATGCTGAGCTTCGCGAGAATCTTAGCTCCTTGGCCAA ATTGGGTTTAAATTCGCTGCTGAACGAGGTGATTGATCAGCCTGGTGGAGACGCTAATTCCGATGAGGATAACGAGGACAAACCAACAGCGGATGGGTCGGATAACTTGAGTGCCTTCGATGCTTTAAAGGCGAGCACCAGTAATGAAGCGAATGAGGATGGCGCCATCAAGGCCCAAGACGATGCTATTGATTATTCCGATATTACGGAGCTATCCGAAGACTGCCCACGCACGCCATCGCCGCCAGCAGCGACACCAGTTGAGTCTGCATCTACATTTGATGATCTGGAGGATGCGATACCCGCTTCCAAGGTGGAGGCCAAGTCAA CCAAGGATGACAAGGAACTGATGCCGCCGCCCAGTGCGCCCATGAGAAGCGTTAGTACTTCATCCACAGGCAGCAATGATGAAGCTACCAAAGCTGGCAACACAGAGACTTCGCCCAGCGCCGATGCAAAAGCACTGGAAGCCAAAG CTGAAGCTGATCGTCGTTTGGATACACCGCTGGCTGACATTCTGccatcaaaataccaaaatgtcGATGTCTGTGATCTCTTTCCGGACTTTCGGCCGCAGAAAGTGCTGCGTTTCTCGCGTCTCTTTGGTCCTGGCAAACCGACCAGTTTACCTCAAATTTGGCGTCACGTCCGCAAGCGACGCCGAAAGCGGAATCAGTCGCGTGATCAGCGGCCTAATGCAGGTGGTTCAGACTCGCCAAGCGATTCGGATGAACCACGGCGACGTGGCTTCGATTTGCACTTTGGACCTGAACCTTCACCCTCCGAATGTCAGCCCGATGATGAGGACAAACTGCTAAGCGATCTGAACAGCGAGGATGTGCGTCCCGAGGGACCGGACAGCGGTGACAACAACGATCAGAAGCCCAAGGTGGCCGATTGGCGTTATGGCCCAGCCCAGATCTGGTACGATATGCTTGAAGTGCCTGACTCGGGTGAGGGATTCAACTATGGTTTCAAGACCAAGACGGCGTCCTCAGGCGGGACACAGAATAAGTTTAATGGCGAGGTGGCGGTGATCACTACTACCGTGGATGTTGTGGAACAGCCGAGCATTGCGGACGACGCGTTTCTGATGGTTTCACAACTGCACTGGGAGGATGATGTCGTGTGGGATGGCAATGACATCAAAGCCAAGGTGCTGCAGAAGCTCAATTCCAAGACGAATgcagctggctggctgcccTCAAGCGGATCTCGCACTGCGGGCGCCTTCAGTAGTCCCAAGACTGCGTTGCCAGTGGGCTCGAATagcggcggtggcggcagcagcgggAACAAAAACTCTGGAGGTGGTTCTACCAAGAAGGCGCTGCAGAG TGCGGCGCAAAACAAACAGGTGGAAGCTCCAGATGACACCTGGTACAGTTTGTTTCCCGTGGAGAACGAGGAACTCATCTATCACAAATGGGAGGATGAGGTGATTTGGGATGCACAGCAGATGAGCAAGGTGCCCAAGCCGAAAGTGTTGACATTGGATCCCAACGATGAGAACATTATACTCGGCATACCCGATGACATTGATCCCAGCAAGATCAACAAGAATGTGGGACCACCGCCCAAGATTAAGATACCGCATCCTCATGTCAAGAAATCGAAGATTCTGCTGGGTAAAGCGGGTGTCATCAATGTGCTGGCCGAGGAtacgccgccaccgccacccaAGAGTCCTGATCGTGATCCCTTTAACATATCCAATGACTC CTATTACACACCTAAAACGGAACCCACGTTGCGCCTTAAAGTGGGCGGCGGTAATCTCATACAGCACTCGACGCCGGTGGTGGAGCTGCGTGCTCCATTTGTGCCCACACACATGGGTCCAATGAAGCTGCGCTCATTCCATCGTCCGCCGCTTAAGAAGTTCTCGCATGGTCCGCTAACGATAGTCCAACAACATCCAGTTTATCCGTTGCTGAAGCACATTGTCAAGAAGGCAAAACAGCGAGAAGTGGAACGCATTGCGTCAGGTGGCGGAGATGTCTTCTTTATGCGCAATCCTGAGGATCTGAGTGGTAAGGATGGTGACATTGTGCTCGCTGAGTTCTGTGAGGAGCATCCGCCGCTGATGAATCAGGTGGGCATGTGCTCCAAGATCAAAAACTACTACAAACGCAAGGCGGAGAAGGATAGCGGACCACAGGATTATGTGTACGGTGAGGTGGCCTTTGCACACACCAGTCCGTTTCTGGGTATTCTGCATCCTGGACAGTGTATTCAGGCGCTGGAGAATAACATGTATCGTGCACCGATTTATCCGCACAAGATGTTGCCCAACGACTTTCTCATCATACGCACAAGAAACAGTTATTTTATACGAGTGGTGAGCGCCATCTTCACCGTGGGTCAGGAGTGTCCACTGTACGAGGTGCCGGGTCCCAATTCGAAGCGTGCCAACAACTTTACGCGTGACTTTCTGCAG GTGTTTATCTATCGTTTGTTTTGGAAGAGTCGCGATAATCCGCGTCGTATTCGCATGGACGATGTGAAGCGCGCGTTTCCAGCTCACTCGGAGAGCAGCATCCGCAAACGTTTGAAGCAATGTGCGGACTTTAAGCGTACAGGAATGGACTCCAATTGGTGGGTGATTAAACCAGAGTTTCGTCTGCCCTCCGAGGAGGAAATTCGCGCCATGGTCTCGCCAGAGCAATGCTGTGCGTACTTTAGCATGATTGCAGCCGAACAGCGACTCAAGGATGCTGGCTATGGTGAGAAATCGTTGTTTGCGCCGCAAGAGGATGATGACGAGGAGGCGCAACTACTCGACGATGAGGTCAAGGTGGCGCCCTGGAACACTACACGTGCCTACATCCAGGCCATGCGTGGCAAGTGTTTGCTTCAGTTGAGCGGCCCCGCTGATCCCACGGGCTGTGGCGAAGGCTTCTCTTATGTGCGGGTGCCCAACAAACCCACACAAACGAAAGAGGAGCAGGAATCGCAGCCGAAGCGTTCGGTGACGGGCACCGATGCTGATCTGCGTCGTCTGCCGCTGCAGCGTGCCAAGGAGCTGCTGCGCAAGTTCAAGGTGCCCGAGGAGGAGATCAAGAAACTGACGCGCTGGGAAGTCATCGATGTGGTGCGTACGTTGTCCACGGAGAAGGCCAAAGCCGGTGAGGAGGGCATGGATAAGTTCTCGCGTGGCAATCGCTTCTCCATTGCGGAGCATCAGGAGCGCTACAAGGAGGAGTGTCAGCGCATCTTTGATCTACAGAATCGTGTGCTTGCCAGCTCCGAAGTGCTCTCCACCGATGAGGATGAGTCGTCGGCCTCCGAAGAGTCCGACTTAGAGGAGTTGGGCAAGAATCTGGAGAACATGTTGGCCAACAAGAAGACCTCAACACAGCTGTCACTGGAACGCGAAGAGCAGGAGCGTCAGGAGTTGTTGCGCCAGCTGGACGATGAGCAGGGCGATGGCGGTAATAAGGCGGCCAAGGCCAAGGAGGAGGCCACCCAACAGACGATGGCGCAGAGCAATCAGGGACGCATCTTGCGGATTACGCGCACCTTCAAGGGTAACGATGGCAAGGAGTACACGCGTGTGGAGACGGTGCGTCGCCAGGCTGTGATTGATGCCTACATCAAGATACGCACCACGAAGGATGAGCAGTTCATCAAGCAGTTTGCCACACTGGACGAACAGCAGAAGGAGGAGATGAAGCGCGAGAAGCGACGCATCCAGGAGCAGCTGCGTCGCATCAAGCGCAACCAGGAGCGCGAGCGACTCGCGCAGCTGGCGCAAAACCAGAAGCTGCAGCCGGGTGGCATGCCGACTTCGCTGGGCGATCCCAAGAGCTCGGGCGGACATGCGCACAAGGAGCGCGACAACAGCCACAAGGAGGTGAGTCCGTCGCGCAAGAAGTTCAAGCTGAAGCCGGATCTGAAGCTCAAGTGCGGCGCCTGCGGTCAGGTGGGACACATGCGCACCAACAAAGCGTGTCCACTGTACACGGGCATGCAGAGCAGTCTGTCGCAATCGAATCCCTCGCTGGCCGACGACATGGACGAGCAGAGCGAGCGGGAGATGAATATGGACGACGACGATCTGGTCAATGTGGATGGCACCAAGGTCACACTGAGCAGCAAAGTGCTCAAGCGTCATGGACAGAGTGGCGAGGAGTCGAAGCGACGTGGCGGCCTCACGCTCAAGATGCCACGCGATGGCTCCGGCAAGAAGAAGCGACGCATGGCCAACGAGGTGCACTGCGATTACTTGCAGCGTCACAATAAGACTGCCAATCGCCGACGCACCGATCCCGTTGTGGTGCTTTCGTCCATACTGGAGAACATCCTCAACGAGTTGCGCTCCATGCAGGATGTGACACCATTCCTGTTCCCAGTGAATGCCAAACGGGTGCCGGACTATCATCTGGTCGTTACCAAGCCCATGGATCTGCAGACGATGCGCGAACAAATTCGTCAACGTCGCTACACGAGTCGCGAACAGTTTCTTGAGGATCTCAAGCAGATCGTGGACAATTCGGTGCTCTATAATGGGGATACGAGCGCCTACACATCCGCTGCCCAGCGCATGTTCGACAAATGCTTCGAGTTGCTGGCGGAGCGCGAGGATAAACTGATGCGTCTGGAGAAGGCAATCAATCCGCTGCTGGACGACGATGATCAGGTGGCGTTGTCATTCATCTTTGAGAAACTGCACTCACAAATCCGTTCGATGTCCGAGGCTTGGCCTTTCCTTAAGCCGGTCAACAAGAAGGCCATCAAAGACTATTATACGCTGATTAAAAAGCCGATGGATCTGGAAACTATTGGCAAGAACATTGAAA ATCATATCTATCACAGTCGTGCCGATTTTCTGCGCGACATTGAACTCATTGCGGCCAACTGCGAGCAATACAATGGCAGCGAGGCACCGTACACGGCGTTTGCCAAGAAGATCTTGGAGTATGCACAAACACAGCTCGAAGAG TTTGCAAATCACTGCGGTCAGCTGGAGCAGAACATATTGAAAACGCAGGAGAAGGCCAGAGCCGAAGCACCTGAATTTGATGAGGCCTGGGGTAACGATGATTACGACATGAGGAGTCGCGCCAGTTCGCCCGGCGATGATTACATCGATGTGGAGGGCCATGTTGGACTTGTGCCACCCAATTCCATACATCGTACAATGGGCGCGGACACAAGTCAATCGCATGCGGCAGCAGCGTTGCGCAAACCGCCGCCACCAGCTGCCGGCGAGGTGAAACGCGGTAGGGGCAGACCACGCAAACAACGTGATCCGGTGGAAGAGG ATCTGCAATGCTCCACagacgatgatgaggatgacgaGGAAGATTTTCAGGAGGTATCCGAGGATGAGAATAATGCTGCCAATATATTGGATCAAGGGGAACGACTCAATGCAACCAGCGGCGATACCATGGATTACATTGATCCCAAGAACATTAAGATGGAGGTTGATCTAGAGGCACAACAGATGGCAG AGGAGCAATGCGGCGAGGATGACAGCCAGCAAGCGGCTGAAGCTATGGTGCAGTTGAGCGGTCTTGGCTACTAcgctcaacagcagcaag ATGAGTCCCTTGATGTTGATCCAAATTACGACCCATCGGACTTTCTGGCCATGCACAAGCCACGTCAGAACTACAATGAAAACTACAATGCACAGAGCGCCTTCTCCGATTTTATGGCTCAGTCTCAGGACGATAATGGACAGTATAATCCACCCGAAGCAAGCACGagtgcagcagcggcagctggcATGATGCAGTCACAGGATGATGAGATGCCCTCGACGAGCAATAATAATGGCATGGGCATAGACGAAGATCTGGATATATCCGAGAGCGATGAGGAGGATAACAACGGTGGCGTTCGCATCAAGAAAGAGGTCTTCGATGATAGTGAATTGgctgcccagcagcagcagcatcactCAGCTCAACAATCGCAAATCTATCTGTTGGATGCATCCAATGAACCCGTTCAGCCTGTTGATTATCAGTCACAAGCATCTGACTATCAGCCAGCTCAGGAGCTTCAGCAGCTGCACGCTCAGCCGCcaatgttgcagcaacaacatgatgagcaacagcagcagcagcaacaacaacagcagcaacaaggagAAAACGAATTCGATTGGATGACATTTTAG